The Clostridium septicum genome contains a region encoding:
- a CDS encoding spore germination protein: MNLSSNLYENVSKLRQGLNLGKTFDVIERIIDVHNTKFYLYYLDGFVKDTNMEYVRRDMYNLKKEDFEGIKTATDLIEKALSSIETSTEKDIEKIISAVLSGQTALLGPNYTEAVLLDFRTYPSRGVEEPEKEKVLRGSHDGFVETIVFNTALIRRRIRSSELTFEMHSIGSVSKTDVVVGYLGNKVDNKKLEKIKELIDELNIKSLTLGDQSFVEVVNSKSWLNPFPKVRYTERPDVAAAQIMEGSIVILIDNTPSALILPSNIFDFLQSIDDYYMPVLTGNYLKFVRFIVLFANLFLTPLYVLLTDNPSWISGNFQFLLPKDPYILPIFIQFLIAEIAIDGIKLASLDTPSTLGTSLSIIGGLILGDYTVQTGWFTPQTILYMAIVALSSFTQPSIELGFAFKFIRIILLLLTGIFGTWGFILGIIINFIIIASTKTVLGDPYLYPLIPFKWRELKKLLFRWKKQIAHK; encoded by the coding sequence GTGAATTTATCTAGTAACTTATATGAAAATGTAAGCAAGCTAAGACAAGGTTTGAATTTAGGTAAAACTTTTGATGTTATAGAACGTATTATAGATGTGCATAACACTAAATTTTATTTATATTATTTAGATGGTTTTGTTAAAGATACCAATATGGAATATGTACGTCGGGATATGTATAATTTAAAGAAGGAAGATTTTGAAGGAATTAAAACAGCTACAGACTTAATAGAAAAGGCATTAAGCTCAATAGAAACAAGTACAGAAAAAGATATAGAAAAGATTATTTCAGCAGTTTTATCAGGTCAAACAGCTCTTTTAGGCCCTAATTATACTGAAGCAGTTTTATTAGATTTTAGGACATATCCTTCAAGAGGTGTTGAGGAGCCAGAAAAGGAAAAAGTATTAAGGGGTTCACATGATGGATTTGTTGAAACAATAGTTTTTAACACTGCTTTAATTAGAAGAAGAATAAGATCCTCAGAGTTAACATTTGAAATGCATTCAATTGGAAGTGTTTCTAAAACTGATGTAGTTGTGGGATATTTAGGAAATAAAGTTGATAATAAAAAATTAGAAAAAATTAAGGAACTAATAGATGAATTAAACATAAAATCTCTTACTTTAGGAGATCAAAGTTTTGTGGAAGTAGTTAATTCAAAATCATGGTTAAATCCATTTCCTAAAGTAAGATATACTGAAAGACCAGATGTTGCAGCAGCTCAGATTATGGAAGGTAGTATAGTTATTTTAATAGATAACACACCATCAGCTCTTATTTTACCATCTAATATATTTGATTTCTTACAATCAATTGATGATTATTATATGCCGGTTTTAACAGGCAATTATTTAAAGTTTGTAAGGTTTATAGTTTTGTTTGCAAATTTATTTTTAACCCCTTTATATGTTCTTTTAACAGATAATCCAAGTTGGATTAGTGGTAATTTTCAATTTTTGTTACCTAAAGATCCATATATTTTACCAATATTTATACAATTTTTAATAGCTGAAATAGCTATAGATGGTATAAAGCTTGCTTCTTTAGATACACCTAGTACTCTTGGAACTTCATTATCAATAATAGGTGGTTTAATATTAGGTGATTATACAGTACAAACAGGGTGGTTTACACCACAAACCATTTTATATATGGCTATTGTAGCACTTTCAAGTTTTACTCAGCCGAGTATAGAGTTAGGATTTGCTTTTAAATTTATAAGAATAATATTACTTTTACTTACAGGTATTTTTGGAACTTGGGGTTTTATTTTAGGAATAATAATTAATTTTATAATTATAGCTTCAACTAAAACAGTATTAGGTGATCCATATCTTTATCCACTTATACCATTTAAGTGGAGAGAATTAAAGAAATTATTGTTTAGATGGAAAAAGCAAATAGCTCATAAATAA
- a CDS encoding BglG family transcription antiterminator, protein MSTLNKRQKEILILLEKKEEYMTLNEISKFFDVSSRTIRNDLDSIEYILKKYEVQLDRKPRLGVKLILKDGQYINEIITSSEINIYSSEDRILIIILVLLIKGKATIEELANEIGVSKNTLVQDLKEVINVLACYEIEVYKKSYYGITVNAEEIKVRNLFFSIYGRLNNDLKSDIKQRLLKETKLNSLWLENKIEDIERYIGTLYSQESIEELEIMILFLICRSNNNFKINDCEVNLKNRREFNILKDILDIENEEICYLLKLMDGLRRAIGGNVNNITEEILNELCTTLNIECDKDIEFTSQIAMHINAAINRVKNGLIAENPMLEEIKYKMSFIYKITEQILISKENILGVRFPEEEIAYMAMYFDAIFERSVKCKFTYRILVVCNGGLATSSLLKARISAMIPETEITSICRLSEVEKVLEEKNIDFIVSTIPVGVKGHKVIKVNPLLDSSDLEKIKTEIYNRRYEKNCKYLVDAVKGKSESRITNLFPREFTQFKVDESDWRKAVEIAAIPLLDNKKINSNYTKEIIKTIETIGNYMVFIPGIAFVHATPENVLKNSMSFLTLKSEISFGSKNKVSIKVIVVLANKNENMNLVNLIDILTKNNNIEKFKHAKDYNELKNIV, encoded by the coding sequence TTGAGTACACTTAATAAAAGACAAAAGGAAATACTAATATTACTAGAAAAAAAAGAAGAATATATGACATTGAATGAGATTTCAAAGTTTTTTGATGTTAGTTCTAGAACTATTAGAAATGATTTAGATAGTATTGAATATATATTGAAAAAATATGAAGTACAGCTTGATAGAAAGCCACGTTTAGGCGTTAAGCTAATTCTAAAAGATGGACAATATATAAATGAAATAATAACAAGTTCTGAAATAAATATATATTCTTCAGAAGATAGAATACTCATTATTATTCTAGTATTGCTTATTAAAGGTAAGGCAACTATAGAAGAATTGGCTAATGAAATTGGAGTAAGCAAGAATACGTTAGTTCAAGATTTAAAAGAAGTTATAAATGTATTAGCCTGTTATGAAATAGAGGTATATAAAAAAAGCTATTATGGAATTACTGTTAATGCAGAAGAAATAAAAGTGAGAAACTTATTTTTTAGTATATATGGAAGATTAAATAATGACTTAAAAAGTGATATTAAACAAAGACTGCTAAAAGAAACAAAATTAAATAGCCTTTGGCTAGAAAACAAAATTGAAGATATAGAAAGATATATTGGAACATTATATTCACAAGAATCAATAGAAGAATTAGAAATTATGATTTTATTTTTAATATGTAGAAGTAATAATAATTTCAAGATTAATGATTGTGAAGTAAATTTAAAAAATAGAAGGGAATTTAATATATTAAAGGACATTTTGGATATAGAAAATGAAGAAATATGCTACTTATTAAAGTTAATGGATGGGTTAAGGAGAGCTATAGGAGGAAATGTAAATAATATAACAGAAGAAATATTAAATGAACTTTGTACAACTCTAAATATAGAGTGTGATAAAGATATAGAGTTTACCAGTCAAATAGCAATGCATATTAATGCTGCAATAAATAGAGTAAAAAATGGATTAATAGCAGAAAACCCTATGTTAGAAGAAATTAAATACAAGATGTCATTTATATATAAGATAACAGAGCAAATATTAATTAGCAAAGAAAATATTTTGGGTGTTAGATTCCCTGAAGAAGAAATAGCATATATGGCAATGTATTTTGATGCAATATTTGAGAGAAGTGTTAAATGTAAATTTACGTATAGAATATTAGTAGTTTGTAATGGGGGATTAGCAACTTCAAGTCTTTTAAAAGCTAGAATTAGTGCTATGATTCCAGAAACAGAAATAACTAGTATTTGTAGGCTAAGTGAAGTTGAAAAAGTATTAGAGGAAAAAAATATAGATTTTATTGTTAGTACAATTCCAGTAGGGGTAAAAGGACATAAGGTTATAAAAGTAAATCCTTTACTAGATAGTAGTGATTTAGAAAAAATTAAAACTGAAATTTATAATAGACGTTATGAAAAGAATTGCAAATATCTTGTAGATGCTGTTAAAGGAAAAAGTGAAAGTAGAATAACAAATTTATTTCCAAGAGAATTTACTCAATTTAAGGTAGATGAAAGTGATTGGAGAAAGGCTGTAGAAATAGCAGCTATACCATTATTAGATAATAAAAAAATAAATAGTAATTATACAAAAGAAATAATTAAAACTATAGAAACAATAGGGAACTATATGGTATTTATACCTGGTATAGCATTCGTTCATGCAACGCCAGAAAATGTTTTAAAAAACTCTATGTCATTTTTGACTTTAAAGTCTGAAATAAGCTTTGGTAGTAAAAATAAAGTGTCAATTAAAGTAATAGTAGTATTAGCAAATAAAAATGAAAACATGAATTTAGTAAATTTAATTGATATACTTACTAAAAATAATAATATAGAAAAGTTTAAGCATGCTAAAGACTACAATGAACTAAAAAATATAGTTTAG
- a CDS encoding PTS sugar transporter subunit IIA has protein sequence MIVRVVDKVSDYKEAIRISCNILEENNIVESRYYDSILKKIEELGPYFCIADGVAMPHARPEEGAIKEGVSVIKLNNPVDFLGKKLVCFSHCQLKIMNHT, from the coding sequence ATGATAGTAAGAGTAGTTGATAAGGTTAGTGATTACAAAGAGGCTATAAGAATTTCTTGTAATATACTAGAGGAAAATAATATTGTTGAAAGCAGATATTACGATTCAATATTAAAAAAAATTGAAGAGTTAGGGCCTTACTTTTGTATAGCAGATGGAGTTGCAATGCCTCATGCGAGACCAGAAGAAGGAGCTATTAAAGAAGGAGTTAGTGTAATTAAATTAAATAATCCAGTAGACTTTTTAGGAAAAAAATTAGTGTGTTTTTCACATTGTCAGCTAAAGATAATGAATCACACTTGA
- a CDS encoding PTS sugar transporter subunit IIB encodes MKKIMAVCGSGLGSSFMVEMNITDVLRELGVDDQYEASHTSLADVVASDADIFVTGIDLADSASHLPELIILDSLLDRDELKRKIQEKIGL; translated from the coding sequence ATGAAAAAAATTATGGCAGTATGTGGATCAGGATTAGGTTCAAGTTTTATGGTGGAAATGAATATTACAGATGTATTAAGAGAATTAGGTGTAGATGATCAATATGAAGCAAGTCATACATCATTAGCAGATGTAGTGGCTTCAGATGCTGATATATTTGTTACAGGTATTGATTTAGCTGATAGCGCTAGTCATTTACCAGAGTTAATAATTTTAGATTCTTTATTAGACAGAGATGAATTAAAAAGAAAGATTCAAGAGAAAATAGGGCTTTAA
- a CDS encoding PTS ascorbate transporter subunit IIC, with amino-acid sequence MNGILKVFVDFLSEPSVLIGIIVLIGLILQKKSTDVIIKAVLKAMVGFVVISAAAGVIVSSLQPFGVMFEHGFNISGVIPNNEAVVAMAMDKFGTNTALIMTFGMIVNIIIARITKYKYIFLTGHHTLFISCMIAVILASAGMGGVHLIFTGSLALGIIMVIFPAMLQPFMKKITGNNSVALGHFSSTGYVISAIIGKLVGKNSKSTEEMKVPKSLSFLRDSVVSISITMLILYVGVAIVAGPQFVESELSGGKNFIVYAMIQALTFAAGFILIQNGVRLVLNEIVPAFKGISNKLVPNSKPALDCPIVFPYAQNAVLIGFICSFLGGIVSMIGLSILGLVIIIPGVVPHFFTGATAAVFGNATGGRRGAIIGSFVNGIIISLLPVALLPVLGNLGFANSTFSDADFGVVGIFLGKLQQYIGGIGLTITLIGIVVIMVILTVIDNKKEVTN; translated from the coding sequence ATGAATGGTATTTTAAAAGTTTTTGTAGACTTTTTATCTGAACCATCTGTATTAATAGGAATTATTGTCTTGATAGGATTAATACTACAAAAAAAATCAACAGATGTAATAATAAAGGCTGTATTAAAAGCTATGGTTGGATTTGTAGTTATATCGGCAGCAGCAGGTGTTATAGTAAGTTCATTGCAGCCATTTGGAGTAATGTTTGAACATGGATTTAATATATCAGGAGTCATACCAAATAATGAGGCAGTTGTTGCCATGGCCATGGACAAGTTTGGAACAAATACAGCACTTATCATGACTTTTGGTATGATAGTTAATATTATAATCGCAAGAATAACAAAATATAAATACATATTTTTAACAGGGCATCATACTTTATTTATATCATGTATGATAGCAGTTATATTAGCATCAGCAGGAATGGGAGGAGTACATTTAATATTTACGGGTTCATTAGCTCTAGGTATTATAATGGTTATATTTCCAGCAATGTTACAACCATTCATGAAGAAAATTACTGGAAATAATTCAGTAGCTTTAGGTCACTTTTCAAGTACTGGATATGTTATATCAGCTATAATCGGTAAATTAGTTGGTAAAAACTCAAAATCAACAGAAGAAATGAAGGTTCCAAAATCTTTAAGTTTCTTAAGAGATTCAGTAGTTTCAATTTCAATTACAATGTTAATTTTATATGTAGGGGTAGCAATAGTTGCAGGACCTCAATTTGTAGAAAGTGAATTATCAGGTGGAAAAAACTTTATAGTATATGCAATGATTCAAGCTTTAACATTTGCAGCTGGATTCATATTAATTCAAAATGGAGTTAGATTAGTACTTAATGAAATAGTTCCTGCATTTAAAGGAATATCTAATAAACTAGTACCAAACTCTAAGCCAGCTTTAGACTGTCCAATAGTATTTCCATATGCACAAAATGCAGTTTTAATAGGGTTTATATGTTCTTTCTTAGGTGGAATAGTTTCAATGATAGGATTAAGTATATTAGGCTTAGTAATTATTATACCAGGGGTTGTACCACACTTCTTTACAGGAGCAACTGCTGCAGTATTTGGAAATGCTACTGGAGGAAGAAGAGGAGCTATAATAGGGTCTTTTGTAAATGGTATAATAATTTCACTTTTACCAGTGGCGTTATTACCTGTATTAGGTAACCTAGGTTTTGCTAACTCAACTTTTTCAGATGCTGATTTTGGAGTAGTTGGTATATTTTTAGGAAAATTACAACAATATATTGGAGGAATAGGATTAACTATAACGCTTATAGGAATAGTAGTTATAATGGTAATTTTAACGGTTATAGATAATAAAAAAGAAGTAACAAATTAA
- a CDS encoding class IV adenylate cyclase encodes MKELETRIIDIDVDSIRKKLNSLKAKKVKEEYQINDIYDFQDRRLLNSKGYARIRTVDDKLNNKEVIYMTTKKMLSQDTFKVMEENETIVLDKYMARKIFLSLGLVLQESIKKYRESYLINDSLVEIDINDKDFCPFPYLEIETSSEEKLKEILNLLGYSIKDTTSKTIYEILSEKGINPSNGKGL; translated from the coding sequence ATGAAAGAACTAGAAACTAGAATAATCGATATAGATGTTGATTCTATTAGAAAAAAATTAAATTCATTAAAAGCTAAAAAAGTAAAAGAAGAATATCAAATAAATGATATCTATGACTTCCAAGATAGAAGACTTCTTAATTCAAAAGGTTACGCTAGAATAAGAACTGTAGATGATAAACTTAACAACAAAGAAGTTATTTATATGACCACAAAAAAAATGTTAAGCCAAGATACCTTTAAAGTTATGGAAGAAAATGAAACTATAGTTTTAGATAAATATATGGCTAGAAAAATTTTTCTTTCATTGGGACTTGTTCTTCAAGAATCAATAAAAAAATATAGAGAAAGTTATCTAATAAATGATTCTTTAGTTGAAATAGATATAAATGATAAAGATTTTTGTCCTTTTCCTTATTTAGAAATAGAAACTTCATCTGAAGAAAAACTTAAAGAAATATTAAATCTTTTAGGTTATTCAATAAAAGATACAACATCTAAAACAATTTATGAAATTTTATCAGAAAAAGGAATTAACCCATCTAACGGGAAAGGTCTTTAA
- a CDS encoding oleate hydratase — protein sequence MRKDSNKNNKNVLIAIGAMAGAATLATLAVKKAKDKAKEDVITFTYTDHGDKQVYFIGGGLASLAGAAYLVRDCNFKGENIHIIEGMHILGGSNDGAGDIVNGFVCRGGRMLNEETYENFWELFSTIPSIDSPGKTVTEEILNFDHLHPTHAQARLVDRYGIIQDVTSMGFNNDDRMALGKLMVTPEEKLDDMTIEDWFRHTPHFFQTNFWYMWQTTFAFQKWSSLFEFKRYMERMIFEFSRIETLEGVTRTPYNQYESVILPLKAYLDKFNVDFSINAKVTDLDFKPGEGITVTAIHLEGEEVINLNPGDVCIMTNGCMTDSATLGDFNTPAEYKPENPISGELWSKIARKKMGLGNPEPFFGRPDQTNWESFTVTCKGNKLLKLIEQFSGNIPGSGALMTFKDSNWLMSIVVAAQPHFKNQPMDTTIFWGYGLYTDKVGDYVKKPMRDCTGEEILIELLHHLHMEDKMEEIMDTVVNVIPCMMPYIDSQFQPRKMTDRPQVVPEGSTNFAMISQFVEIPEDMVFTEEYSVRAARMAIYTLFNVKHKKVIPVTQYKKDPRVLKDALKTSYR from the coding sequence ATGAGAAAAGATTCAAACAAAAACAATAAGAACGTATTAATAGCAATAGGAGCAATGGCGGGTGCAGCAACTTTAGCAACTTTAGCAGTTAAAAAGGCTAAAGATAAAGCTAAGGAAGATGTTATAACATTTACTTATACTGATCATGGGGACAAGCAAGTTTACTTTATTGGGGGTGGATTAGCATCTTTAGCAGGAGCAGCTTACCTTGTTAGGGATTGTAATTTCAAAGGAGAAAATATTCATATAATTGAAGGAATGCATATTCTTGGTGGTAGTAATGATGGTGCAGGAGATATAGTTAATGGATTTGTATGTCGCGGAGGTAGAATGTTAAATGAAGAAACATACGAAAATTTTTGGGAATTATTTTCTACTATTCCATCTATAGATAGTCCTGGTAAAACTGTTACTGAAGAAATTCTAAATTTTGATCATTTGCATCCGACTCATGCACAAGCACGATTAGTTGATAGATATGGTATAATTCAGGATGTAACTAGTATGGGATTCAATAATGATGACCGTATGGCTTTAGGAAAATTAATGGTTACACCAGAAGAGAAGTTAGATGATATGACTATAGAAGATTGGTTTAGACACACACCACATTTTTTCCAAACTAACTTTTGGTATATGTGGCAAACAACTTTTGCATTCCAAAAATGGTCTAGTCTATTTGAATTTAAGCGCTATATGGAACGTATGATTTTTGAATTTTCTCGTATAGAAACTTTAGAAGGTGTTACACGTACGCCTTATAACCAATATGAATCAGTAATACTTCCATTAAAGGCTTATTTAGATAAGTTTAATGTTGATTTTAGTATAAATGCAAAAGTAACAGACTTAGATTTTAAGCCAGGAGAAGGAATTACTGTAACTGCAATACATTTGGAAGGTGAAGAAGTAATTAATTTAAATCCTGGAGACGTATGTATAATGACTAATGGATGTATGACAGATAGTGCTACTCTAGGGGACTTTAATACACCAGCAGAATATAAGCCAGAAAATCCGATTTCAGGAGAACTTTGGAGTAAAATAGCTAGAAAGAAAATGGGACTTGGAAATCCAGAACCATTCTTTGGGCGTCCAGATCAGACTAATTGGGAAAGTTTTACTGTAACTTGTAAGGGAAATAAGCTTTTAAAATTAATAGAACAATTTTCAGGAAATATACCAGGTAGTGGAGCATTAATGACATTTAAAGATTCTAACTGGTTAATGAGTATAGTTGTTGCAGCTCAACCGCATTTTAAGAATCAGCCAATGGACACAACTATTTTCTGGGGATATGGTTTATATACAGATAAGGTAGGAGATTATGTGAAGAAACCAATGCGTGATTGTACTGGAGAAGAAATATTAATAGAACTTCTACATCATTTACACATGGAAGATAAAATGGAGGAAATTATGGATACAGTAGTAAATGTTATTCCATGTATGATGCCATATATAGACTCACAATTCCAACCACGTAAAATGACTGATCGTCCACAGGTAGTACCAGAGGGATCAACAAATTTCGCAATGATTAGTCAGTTTGTTGAAATACCAGAAGATATGGTATTTACAGAAGAATACTCTGTGCGTGCAGCGAGAATGGCTATTTATACTCTTTTTAATGTTAAGCATAAAAAAGTTATTCCAGTTACTCAATACAAGAAAGATCCTAGAGTTTTAAAAGATGCTTTAAAAACTTCCTACAGATAG
- the dhaS gene encoding dihydroxyacetone kinase transcriptional activator DhaS translates to MTLMTKKALANSLKNTMNKKSINKITIKEIVSNCGVNRQTFYYHFQDIYHLLGWIYKTEAVDSISNYKSYDSWQQGFLKIFQYVEKNKDFCINTFNSIGREHLENFLHNEVFNLLINVVEEVSKDYNISSNEKNFIADFYTFAFIGILTSWMKSGMKDSPENIISKVEKLVAGDIKKALNKTTQLH, encoded by the coding sequence ATGACACTAATGACTAAAAAAGCATTAGCTAATTCCTTAAAAAATACAATGAACAAAAAATCCATAAATAAAATAACTATAAAAGAAATAGTCTCTAATTGCGGAGTTAATCGTCAAACTTTTTATTATCATTTCCAAGATATTTATCATTTATTAGGATGGATTTATAAAACTGAAGCTGTTGATAGTATTTCTAATTATAAAAGTTATGACTCTTGGCAACAAGGATTCTTAAAAATATTCCAATACGTAGAAAAAAATAAAGACTTTTGCATTAATACTTTTAATTCAATTGGTAGAGAACATTTAGAAAACTTTTTACATAATGAAGTTTTTAATCTTTTAATTAATGTTGTTGAAGAGGTTTCTAAAGATTATAATATATCCTCTAATGAAAAAAATTTTATTGCTGATTTTTATACTTTTGCATTTATTGGGATATTAACATCATGGATGAAATCTGGAATGAAAGATAGTCCGGAAAATATTATTAGCAAAGTAGAAAAACTAGTTGCTGGTGATATAAAAAAGGCTCTAAATAAAACTACTCAGTTACATTAA
- a CDS encoding sodium-dependent transporter, whose protein sequence is MEKREEFSSKMGFILSCVGAAIGLGNIWMFPYKLGENGGAVFLIPYFIFVLILGTVGLITEFSFGRQYKKGSLGAIREVFKEKNLKGGWIISIIPTLGLTGIFMFYTVVIGWVLKYFFISLTGEIKNINTEIYFTTFTNSNITIFWHALAVVITLIIVSFGVSKGIEKINKIIIPLLFIIFIILIIKSLSLSGSSEGIKYLLKPDWSYLFKIKTWVMAMGQAFFTVSLTGCCMVVCGSYADNKFDIPNCAINTALFDTLSAMLAAFMIMPAVFALGLSPTAGPALLFVTVPSIFQTMPFGNLLSTLFFLSVIFASISSSIAMLEGPVEAIMSLKKWSRKKSSIIIATVSFILGIPLSLSGDIFDKFTNFITIILSPIGAVITAFVFYYVIDNRIALSELNKGAKKKLGIGFIKFGKYMFVPATIIIIVLGIIYGGIG, encoded by the coding sequence ATGGAAAAAAGAGAAGAATTTTCTAGCAAGATGGGATTTATATTATCTTGTGTTGGAGCAGCAATAGGACTGGGAAACATATGGATGTTTCCATATAAACTTGGAGAAAATGGAGGAGCAGTATTTTTAATTCCATATTTTATTTTTGTACTTATTCTTGGAACAGTTGGACTAATTACTGAATTTTCTTTTGGAAGACAATATAAGAAAGGTTCATTAGGAGCTATAAGAGAAGTTTTTAAAGAAAAGAACTTAAAAGGTGGATGGATAATATCAATAATACCCACTTTAGGTTTAACAGGTATATTTATGTTTTATACAGTTGTTATTGGATGGGTATTAAAATATTTTTTTATAAGTCTAACTGGAGAAATAAAAAATATAAATACAGAAATATATTTTACTACTTTTACTAATAGTAATATTACAATATTTTGGCATGCTTTAGCAGTAGTAATAACATTAATAATAGTTAGTTTTGGTGTTTCTAAAGGTATAGAAAAAATTAATAAAATAATTATTCCATTGTTATTTATTATATTTATAATTCTAATAATTAAGTCACTTAGTTTATCAGGATCTTCTGAGGGAATAAAGTATCTTTTAAAACCAGATTGGTCATATCTTTTTAAAATTAAGACATGGGTAATGGCTATGGGACAAGCATTCTTTACTGTATCATTAACAGGATGTTGCATGGTTGTATGTGGTAGTTATGCAGATAATAAATTTGATATACCTAACTGTGCAATAAATACAGCTCTTTTTGATACATTGTCAGCAATGCTAGCTGCTTTTATGATCATGCCAGCTGTATTTGCATTAGGCTTAAGTCCTACAGCTGGACCAGCTTTATTATTTGTAACAGTACCAAGTATATTTCAAACAATGCCTTTTGGAAACTTATTAAGTACATTATTCTTTTTAAGTGTAATTTTTGCTTCGATTTCATCATCAATAGCAATGCTTGAAGGACCTGTTGAAGCAATAATGTCATTGAAGAAATGGAGTAGAAAGAAATCATCTATAATTATAGCTACTGTATCATTTATTTTAGGTATTCCTTTAAGTTTAAGTGGAGATATATTTGATAAATTTACGAATTTTATAACAATAATATTATCACCAATAGGAGCAGTAATAACAGCTTTTGTATTCTATTATGTTATTGATAATAGAATTGCATTAAGTGAATTGAATAAGGGAGCAAAGAAAAAATTAGGAATAGGTTTTATTAAATTTGGTAAATATATGTTTGTTCCTGCAACTATAATAATAATAGTCCTTGGGATAATTTATGGAGGTATAGGATAA